The proteins below come from a single Candidatus Bathyarchaeota archaeon genomic window:
- a CDS encoding CBS domain-containing protein — MATPQIEVKRQLPGIVDRAYDQYKRNLPRYRTAKELMSKKVVTATPETSLDDAAHLMGEHHIGSLIVTKYQTPVGIITERDLLSKVLALGLFLKDETVEEVMSYPLAGVSSDAQIKDLAQAMISKKSRLAVFEAGTLVGIVTASDLIKSLPDVPETEACVDDFMTKEVVTADEETSVINVSKTMGSQRIGSVIITRKDMPFGIFTERDLLSNFLAKGKDLFAAVGPHCSQPLTVLESGDSVHRAAAAMALKHIRRLPIVEDDKLVGIITARDLVEAYSK; from the coding sequence TTGGCGACACCTCAAATTGAAGTAAAACGACAGTTGCCAGGCATCGTTGACCGCGCTTATGACCAGTACAAACGCAACCTGCCACGGTACCGCACCGCAAAAGAGCTTATGAGCAAAAAAGTAGTTACAGCAACGCCTGAAACCAGCCTTGATGACGCCGCGCACCTGATGGGCGAGCACCACATCGGCAGCTTAATCGTAACCAAGTACCAGACGCCCGTGGGAATCATAACCGAGCGTGATTTACTGTCAAAGGTTTTGGCGCTGGGACTGTTTCTTAAAGACGAAACCGTAGAGGAAGTCATGTCTTACCCCTTAGCGGGTGTTTCATCGGATGCTCAAATCAAGGATTTAGCTCAGGCGATGATCAGCAAGAAGAGCCGACTGGCAGTCTTCGAGGCGGGAACGCTTGTGGGTATAGTGACGGCTTCGGATTTAATCAAGAGCCTACCCGATGTGCCAGAAACCGAAGCATGTGTCGACGACTTTATGACTAAAGAGGTTGTGACTGCAGACGAAGAAACCTCAGTTATCAACGTATCCAAAACCATGGGCAGCCAACGCATCGGCAGCGTCATCATCACCCGCAAAGACATGCCGTTTGGAATCTTTACCGAACGAGACTTGCTCAGCAACTTCCTTGCCAAGGGCAAAGACCTCTTCGCCGCCGTCGGACCCCACTGCTCTCAGCCGCTTACCGTTTTGGAATCAGGTGACAGCGTGCATCGAGCCGCAGCCGCCATGGCGCTAAAGCATATCCGGAGATTACCCATCGTAGAAGACGACAAACTCGTCGGCATCATCACCGCACGGGACCTGGTTGAAGCCTACTCGAAATAG